One window of the Sander lucioperca isolate FBNREF2018 chromosome 5, SLUC_FBN_1.2, whole genome shotgun sequence genome contains the following:
- the LOC116058408 gene encoding sodium/potassium-transporting ATPase subunit beta-3-like, with translation MSSSPQEQNREQKEEQKEEQKEDVKEEEVKKDMKPEDNQNQNEERKAEKWEENKKEEPKESWKDCIYNPRTGEFMGRTASSWGLILLFYLVFYGFLAGMFCLTMWVMLQTLDDNVPRYQDRVANPGLVIRPHAAEISFNRSDPTNYNQYIQNLHNLLQRYNDSIQERNDLCMVGEYTEQDNEPIKKVCQFKRSMLRQCSGLRDSSFGFAEGKPCIIIKMNRVIGLKPQGDPYINCTAKGDSPLRMQYYPSEARLDKMFFPYYGNKAHADYVQPLVAVQLLLSREDLNVEQTVECKLEGTNLRNDDDRDKFMGRVVFRVKVSE, from the exons ATGTCGTCCAGCCCGCAGGAACAGAACCGGGAGCAGAAAGAGGAGCAGAAAGAGGAGCAGAAAGAGGATGTGAAGGAAGAGGAGGTGAAAAAAGACATGAAGCCGGAGGACAATCAGAATCAAAATGAGGAGAGAAAAGCGGAGAAGTGGGAGGAAAACAAGAAAGAAGAGCCAAAGGAATCCTGGAAGGATTGTATCTACAACCCAAGGACCGGAGAGTTTATGGGCCGGACCGCCAGCAGCTGGG GTCTGATCCTCCTCTTCTACCTCGTTTTTTACGGGTTTTTGGCGGGAATGTTTTGTCTCACCATGTGGGTGATGTTACAGACTCTGGACGACAACGTCCCACGCTATCAGGACCGGGTGGCCAACCCAG GTTTGGTGATTCGTCCGCACGCCGCTGAAATCTCCTTCAACCGCAGTGACCCAACAAACTACAACCAGTACATCCAAAACCTGCACAACCTCCTGCAGC GTTACAACGACAGCATTCAGGAGCGTAACGACTTGTGTATGGTGGGTGAATACACTGAACAGGACAATGAGCCAATCAAGAAAGTTTGTCAGTTTAAACGCAGTATGCTGCGTCAGTGTTCCGGTCTGCGCGACTCCAGCTTTGGATTCGCTGAGGGGAAACCGTGCATCATCATAAAGATGAACCGG GTCATAGGACTGAAACCACAAGGAGACCCCTACATCAACTGTACTGccaag GGAGACAGTCCATTACGGATGCAGTACTACCCATCTGAAGCTCGTCTGGATAAAATGTTTTTCCCGTATTACGGAAACAAAGCTCAT GCCGACTACGTGCAGCCGCTGGTTGCCGTGCAGTTGTTGCTCTCCAGAGAAGACTTGAACGTCGAGCAGACGGTGGAGTGTAAACTCGAGGGAACCAACCTGCGTAACGACGACGACCGGGACAAGTTTATGGGTCGCGTGGTTTTCCGGGTCAAAGTGTCGGAGTAA